From the Musa acuminata AAA Group cultivar baxijiao chromosome BXJ3-1, Cavendish_Baxijiao_AAA, whole genome shotgun sequence genome, the window CACGGCCGTCTAAAGCCCCATCCAGTTCCTCGTCTTCCCTCTCGATGATGGGTTACCTCTCGTGCCGTGCTGACTCCTCCGTCGCCACCTGCCGCTCTATCTCCTCCTCCGACGTAAGCTCCCACAAGCCCCTCCGAAAGAAGAAGCACAGCACCAACAGCCTCACAAATTTGTCGCCACCGAAAGAAGAAGCCGGCGACTTCGCCCACCACCCCGGTATCCGCCACTTCACCTACCGAGAGCTCGAGTCGGCCACGGGCAACTTCTCTGATGACGTCCTCCTCGGCCGCGGCAGCCATGGCGCTGTCTACAAGGCGGTCCTCAGCGGCGGGCGCCAGGTCGCGGTCAAGCGCCCCTCCCGCCGTCCCCACCATCTCTGCTCCCCCTTGCCGGCGGCTTCCGTCGCCGCGGCTACTGCTCGCGACGAGGTTGAGAACGAGATCGAGATCCTAGCCGGCATCCGCAGCCCCCGCCTCGTCAACCTCATCGGCTTCACCCCCTCCGCCTCCGATCGGAAAGAGCGGCTTCTGGTGGTGGAGTTCATGCCCAACGGCACGCTCTACGACCTCCTCCACTCCAATCCACGCCCGCCCGGATGGGCTCGCCGCATCCGGCTTGCCCTCCAGACTGCCAAAGCCCTTCTCACCCTCCACTCCGTGCAGCCGCCCGTCATCCACCGCGACGTCAAGTCGGCAAATATACTACTCGATCAGAGCTTCAACGCTCGGCTGGGGGACTTCGGTCTCGCCCTCCGCGACGATGAGGATACCAAATTCCCCTCCGCCCGCTCCACGCCTCCCGCAGGCACGCTCGGCTACCTCGACCCCTCTTACGTCACGCCTGAGAACCTGAGCACCAAGACGGACGTATTTAGCTTCGGGATCTTACTTCTGGAGATCATGAGCGGCCGGAAGGCAATCGATGTTGCCCACTCCCCGCCGTCGGTCGTGGAGTGGGCCGTCCCCTTGTTGAGAAAGGGGAAGGTCTCAACGCTTTTTGATCCAAGGATTGGGCCGCCCAAGGACCCAGTGGCGAGGAGGCAGCTTGCGGCACTGGCTGCCAGCTGCGTGCGGTCATACAAGGAAATGCGGCCATCCATGGAGGAGGTCGTGGAGCAACTCAATGTGTTGAGCAAGACAGTGCTGTCGAGAGCTTGGAATGGGCTCTCGGTCGGAAACCCATGCTCGGTGGTTGACGTGGAGAGGCCCTTGACGAAGTTGAATTCTACTAGTATCAATCGGGGCCGGAGTCCAGCTTCAGATTCAAGGTTTCATCGAGAGGATGAGCCACTTGACAAGGATCGAGACATGGCTGTTAATGTGAAGAAGCCCCCTTTGATTATAAAGGAATCTCGTTCTTCGATTATAAAGGAATCTCGTTCCTCGAAGAACGCAAGGAGGGTGCTCTTGGAGGACACAAGAGGAAGTACAAATCTGTTGGATCTCATGGCTCAGCCTGATCAAGAGCTACTTAAAACGTTGGCAGCTGGTGTGACTAGTAACAATAGTCCTACTATCAGCAGGGCAAGGACTCTGCGAGTCATTCATGATTTCCATGGCAGTGATGCAATTTTGCAATTGAGGAGGAATGGATCTTTGACAAAGGAGCCATTGAAATCATTTTCGAGAtttaatgagattgatactattaATGAGAAGGCTCATGATTGAAGCAGAGATCTCCTATGACCACCACTTGGTTTTGTTATGGTTTATTTATGCCATTGTCGAATGAACAGTTTTCTTTTTCTAGGGTGAAACAAATTATTATTTCTGTTGTAACTTGTCTATTGTTGCATAGAGTAGGAATTATTCTTTCGTATGTGCATTGTACTTGGTGGCTTTCCCTTCTGCAGATCTTGCTAATTTAGTTTATTATGCATTGATATAATTTCATAATGGAAACTTCTTTTGTAGTTGTTTATAATTTGGCTAGTTATGTTACCTATAACTATCATTCTTGTTGACTGTAGCTAATTCATGCATTTCTTGAGTAGAAGTGGAAATAtttcttttggtttcttcttTAAGTACATGGAATTAACCCATTTTAATTTGACTTGAATTTAGCATCATGCTTTTCTCTCTGAGCTCATGATCTATATACATGCCAGACTTACCTTCCAGGCTTCTATGACCATATGATTCCAATGGCTCATAGTTACATCAAAACCTTTAGAATTCTCAAGGTTGATCTTTTTAATTTCTTGATTTGGTACTTAGAGTGATCTTTGTTTGTTTATGAACCTTTTTTATCAttgagaaaatagattgatagttTCTATTGATGGCATGATATGATTTGATCCACTTTGAGAGAGAGAAATTAAGCTAATTGAACTAGATATCTGGTGTATAAAGAAATATAACAATCATCCAATATGCCTCTTTGGTTTACGGTGTTCATATTTATAGGTTACTGGTGCCTTGATACCTACTTAACAAAGGTTACATTAATTTCCTGAAGTATTTTATCATATCAATAGCCGTAACTTGTTAAAATAGGTCTTCTAACTAGACATTTTGCTGTTAAGGACTGGAATCAATCACCTAATTCCTCCATTCACTGCTGCTGCTGAAGCATAGTGTTTTTGGCCCTTTCAAGACCTGTTctgttctttattttcttcttgtgACCATGACAAGTGAGCCACAGGGCTAGGTgaatcatatacatatatttttttatgaaagtggttgccAATCACCACAAATCTGGTTGCTCTTTTCTTTGGTGGGTTGGAGGCTTGCCAATCTCTAACTTGAGCCAATCTACTTAATATAAAACCAAGTCCAGTTGCTGCCTTTGGCCTTTGTATGACTTTGATGCCTAACAGGACTCCTTCCTTTGCGTGTGTCATGAAGGTtttaaatcagttttgaacactcATACTACAACTAGGGTTCATTCCGTATGAAATCCTCTGCACCATAGGATCAGACCATGTTTGCCTAATGAATCCTAATTATTTTTCGGTTCAATCTTAAACAAGATGTCTGGGTCATGGGTCAGTGTTTCTTGAGTCCAGTTTAAATTAGGTCTCTGCAAGCACTGAGTTGGGTGCCACATGCCCATCCAAGGACACCATAGTGGCAAGCACTT encodes:
- the LOC135629455 gene encoding serine/threonine-protein kinase-like protein At3g51990, translating into MMGYLSCRADSSVATCRSISSSDVSSHKPLRKKKHSTNSLTNLSPPKEEAGDFAHHPGIRHFTYRELESATGNFSDDVLLGRGSHGAVYKAVLSGGRQVAVKRPSRRPHHLCSPLPAASVAAATARDEVENEIEILAGIRSPRLVNLIGFTPSASDRKERLLVVEFMPNGTLYDLLHSNPRPPGWARRIRLALQTAKALLTLHSVQPPVIHRDVKSANILLDQSFNARLGDFGLALRDDEDTKFPSARSTPPAGTLGYLDPSYVTPENLSTKTDVFSFGILLLEIMSGRKAIDVAHSPPSVVEWAVPLLRKGKVSTLFDPRIGPPKDPVARRQLAALAASCVRSYKEMRPSMEEVVEQLNVLSKTVLSRAWNGLSVGNPCSVVDVERPLTKLNSTSINRGRSPASDSRFHREDEPLDKDRDMAVNVKKPPLIIKESRSSIIKESRSSKNARRVLLEDTRGSTNLLDLMAQPDQELLKTLAAGVTSNNSPTISRARTLRVIHDFHGSDAILQLRRNGSLTKEPLKSFSRFNEIDTINEKAHD